The stretch of DNA TGATAAAGATATTCAGTTTGGTGCTACCGAAGAGTACACTTTTTTTAATACTCAAAACAAAACAATAGTTTATAAAGTGAATATAAATATGAATGAATTTCATATTTCAACATTAGTTTTTCCGAAAATTTTTGTGCTCAACCCTGGAGAATCAAAATCTGTTAAAATTTTTTTAAAGCCAATAACAAAACTAAATCAAGGAGTATATAGTGGTTTTATAGATATCGAAACATTACCATTAAATCTTGAAGAAAGTGGAAACATCAAGCTCAATGTCATCTTAAATATATCCCCTTTCGTATATAACAACTTTTAAATCAATTTTTGACTCCTGAGTCTAATTTATATTGACAAAATTTTGCAAAAATATTAGAATATAATGCTATTTAAATATTTAGGGAGGTTTTGTCATTTTAAAAAAATTTATTTTTGTTTGTTTATTTTTGTTACTTTCTTCTTGGACTTTTTCAATTTCACTTTATCCAATGACATTTGATCACAACATAAGCTCTGGAGCTCATGAAGAGTACACTTTTTTCAACAGTGAAGAAAAAACTCTTATATACAAAGTTGATATAGATATGGAAGAAAATAGTATATCTACAATTGTTTCACCAAAAATTTTTGTACTTAATCCCGGCGAATCAAAATCTGTTAAAATTTTTTTAAAGCCTAAAACAGTTTTAAAAAATGGTACTTATAATGGTTCTATAAACATCGAATCATTTCCTCTCATTTTAGAAGATAGTAACAATGTTAAATTAAATGTTAAATTAAACATATCTGCTTCTATTTAAAATAATTTCAAATGGAAATTTTAAAAAAATTTCCATTTTTATTCTAATACATTTGTATACATTTTTTATATATTTTTAGTTCTCCTTACAAACACTAGCTTTCCCATTTTCAAATTTTTTGTTTACATATCAAAAAATAATAAAAAAAAGAAAAATTTGGAATATTTATTTTAATCAATTTTTTTGATATTATTACAGTATAAAATATATCAAACAAATTGGGGGATGAGCCATGATTGAAGTTAGAGACATCAAATTAGCACAACAAGGTGATGAAGAGGCCACTGAAAAAATTTTCCAAGAATATCAAAGCTCTATTTTAAGAAATAATCGTAAGTTTTTCTTAAAAGGTGCAGAATCAGACGATTTATTACAAGAAGGATATATAGGGCTTATGAAAGCTATTAAATCATATGATGAAAGTAAAAATGCATGTTTTAATACTTTCGCAAACCTTTGTATAAGAAGACAAATCATTACTGCTGTTAAAACTCACAGCTCAGCTAAATACCAAAATTTAAACTCTGCTGTTATGGGAGAAGAGTATGTTGGATTTGAAGAAGTTACTAAATATAACTCTCCATCAATCAACTTCTATAATCCTGAAGAGATTGTTTTAGGAAAAGAGCTAGTTAAACTTTTAGAGAGTTTTTTAGTTGAAAATTTAAGTGATCTTGAGAAGAAAGTTTTTTATTATCTTTGCAAAGAATACACATATGTTGAAATTGCAAATCTTCTTAATGAAACACCTAAGAAAATTGATAATACTATTCAAAGAATTAAAAAGAAAATTATAAACTATCTAGGAACAGGATTCACAAAATAATTTTTAAATCTAACAAAATATATTATATGAAAAATAGTGTAATCATAATTATTGAGATTACACTATTTTTTATTTACTCTATATGACCTAAAGCTTTTAATATTTTTTCACCAATATTTCTATTTTTACCTTTATATGGATAGCAATGTATATGTATTGCCGGATTGAAATTTAATTCTATAATCGCATAATTTTTTTCAATATTTTCAGAATCTATTTTATCTATCATCATATCTACTCCACAAATTCTTGCTCCTACAGCTTGAGCAGATTTAACTGCAATTTTTTTATAGACTTCCAAAATTTCATCAGTGAAATCTAAACTATCTCCACCTGTACTTATATTAGAATTTTCTCTTAAATATATAACTTCATTTTGTTGAGGTATATATTCAAAATTCAAATTCTGAGCCTTTAAAAACATTTTTTCAGACTCGCATAATTTTATTTTCTCCAAAGGTGTTTTATATCCCTCTCCTCTTAAAGGATCCTCATTTTTTTCTCGAACAAGCTCTTTAATATTTCTTTTTCCATCTCCAACAACGTTAGCTGGTACTCTATGAAGTATTCCAACTACTTCATCATCTATAACAAGTATTCTGTATTCTTTTCCTTTTACAAATCTCTCAATCAAAATTGAAGAATCCTCTTTAAATGCTATCTCGATTGCTCTATCATAATCCTCTTTCGAAAACTCATCTTTAAATATAGTTATTCCCAATCCAAAGTTTGTAGATTTAGGCTTTATAACTGTTCCAGCACCATATTTTCTATAATCATTTTTAGCTAAATCTATATTTGAATAATCTTTTCCCTCTGGTACAACTATTCCATTATCTTTAAGCAGTTTTTTTGTTACTACCTTATTTTCCATAATTAACATAGTCACATATGAATCTAAAGATGTTTTCGTAGCTTGTTTTATATATTCAACTTTCCCATCCTTTTCTAAAGATATAAAGTTTTCTGCTCTGTCTAAAATTTCAAATTT from Cetobacterium sp. ZOR0034 encodes:
- a CDS encoding sigma-70 family RNA polymerase sigma factor, translating into MIEVRDIKLAQQGDEEATEKIFQEYQSSILRNNRKFFLKGAESDDLLQEGYIGLMKAIKSYDESKNACFNTFANLCIRRQIITAVKTHSSAKYQNLNSAVMGEEYVGFEEVTKYNSPSINFYNPEEIVLGKELVKLLESFLVENLSDLEKKVFYYLCKEYTYVEIANLLNETPKKIDNTIQRIKKKIINYLGTGFTK